Proteins encoded within one genomic window of Lysinibacillus sphaericus:
- a CDS encoding glycerol-3-phosphate acyltransferase, giving the protein MVKAMIIFIIIGYLIGCIHGSKVAQFLSGVDLKKTGHGNAGASNATLSLGWKYGILVALIDIGKGVAAVLCALYYFTSNASQFTEVQMWLLTYAIAASVILGHNFPFHMGFKGGKGTASIIGILLAIDWKIALFALMLFVILSLTTNYLIIGVLVFYIVFCTATYLWIPGIGPTMIAIVLFGIALMLHIENIKRLIQGTEPKVTSAFKK; this is encoded by the coding sequence ATGGTAAAAGCCATGATTATTTTTATTATTATTGGTTATCTAATCGGCTGTATTCATGGCTCTAAAGTGGCACAGTTTCTATCTGGAGTAGATTTAAAAAAGACTGGCCATGGCAATGCGGGTGCCTCAAACGCAACGCTTTCTCTTGGATGGAAATACGGCATATTAGTAGCACTTATAGATATAGGTAAAGGCGTTGCTGCCGTACTATGCGCACTTTACTACTTTACCTCCAATGCTTCACAATTTACTGAAGTACAAATGTGGTTATTAACCTATGCTATAGCTGCTAGTGTAATACTAGGTCATAACTTCCCGTTCCATATGGGCTTCAAAGGCGGTAAAGGAACTGCATCAATCATAGGCATATTGCTCGCTATTGATTGGAAAATTGCATTATTTGCACTTATGTTATTTGTCATTTTATCTTTAACAACAAATTATTTAATCATTGGTGTGCTTGTATTTTATATTGTTTTTTGTACAGCAACTTACTTATGGATACCTGGTATTGGACCAACAATGATTGCAATTGTTCTTTTTGGTATCGCGCTTATGTTGCATATTGAAAATATTAAACGGCTTATCCAAGGGACAGAGCCTAAAGTAACATCTGCCTTTAAAAAATAA
- a CDS encoding acetyl-CoA hydrolase/transferase family protein, protein MDEKLAKKLRNEQLRNKVVTAEEAASWIKDGMVLGMSGFTRAGDVKVVPLALVEKAKTESFKVDVYTGASLGPEVDQYLAEAGVIRKRGPFQGDPGIRNMINSGEVTYVDAHLSHNAELVRQGIIGPIDFAIIEAAAITEDGLLIPTTSVGNSPIFVQEADQVIIELNVAQLDALEGVHDIFVPGPQGKRDPIPMLNASDRLGTIGIPLDLDKVKGIVISDILDAPSTIVPADEETDIMANHLLNFLREEIKVGRLTTSLRPLQSGVGSVANAVLLGFKDSEFENLEVYSEVLQDAVFELMDAGKVSFASATSITLSEEVGNRVYGNFEKYADKLVLRPQEISNHPEIIRRLGLISVNTALELDIYGNVNSTHVSGTRMMNGIGGSGDFARNARLGIFVTKSYAKGGKISSIVPMVSHVDHTEHDVDIIVTEQGVADLRGLAPKERVGRIIENCAHPDYKEQLWAYFNEANEATGGHHTPHILEKALSWHVNLAKNGTMQDPSFAK, encoded by the coding sequence ATGGATGAAAAGTTAGCAAAAAAGCTTCGTAATGAACAGTTACGAAACAAAGTTGTAACAGCAGAAGAAGCAGCATCTTGGATTAAGGACGGCATGGTACTTGGTATGAGCGGATTTACACGTGCAGGCGATGTGAAAGTGGTACCGCTTGCACTTGTGGAGAAAGCGAAAACAGAAAGCTTCAAAGTAGATGTATATACAGGTGCATCACTTGGACCAGAAGTCGACCAATACTTAGCCGAAGCGGGTGTAATTCGCAAACGTGGTCCTTTCCAAGGAGACCCAGGTATCCGAAATATGATCAATAGTGGAGAAGTCACTTATGTTGATGCCCATTTATCACATAATGCGGAACTAGTACGCCAAGGTATTATTGGTCCGATTGACTTTGCTATTATTGAAGCTGCTGCAATTACAGAAGATGGCTTATTAATTCCTACAACTTCAGTTGGTAACTCTCCGATTTTCGTACAAGAAGCAGATCAAGTAATCATCGAGCTAAACGTAGCCCAGCTTGATGCATTAGAGGGTGTGCATGATATTTTTGTACCAGGACCACAAGGTAAACGTGATCCAATTCCAATGCTAAATGCGTCAGATCGTCTTGGCACAATTGGCATTCCACTAGACTTAGACAAAGTAAAAGGTATTGTTATTTCAGATATTTTAGATGCGCCATCAACAATTGTTCCAGCTGATGAAGAAACAGATATTATGGCAAATCATTTGCTGAACTTCCTGCGCGAAGAGATTAAAGTAGGTCGTTTAACAACAAGTTTACGCCCGTTACAATCAGGTGTAGGCTCAGTAGCAAATGCTGTATTACTAGGTTTCAAAGATTCCGAGTTTGAGAATTTAGAAGTTTATTCAGAAGTACTGCAAGATGCTGTTTTTGAATTAATGGATGCTGGAAAAGTAAGCTTTGCATCTGCTACTTCTATTACCCTATCGGAAGAGGTAGGAAACCGTGTTTATGGAAATTTTGAAAAATATGCTGATAAATTAGTATTACGTCCACAGGAAATTTCTAATCATCCGGAAATTATCCGTCGACTCGGTTTAATTTCTGTAAATACAGCGCTTGAGCTAGATATTTATGGTAATGTAAATTCAACTCATGTTTCTGGCACACGAATGATGAATGGGATTGGTGGTTCTGGTGATTTTGCTCGTAATGCACGGTTAGGTATTTTTGTGACGAAATCGTATGCAAAAGGCGGTAAAATTTCTAGTATCGTACCAATGGTTTCACATGTAGACCATACAGAACATGATGTAGATATTATTGTCACAGAACAAGGTGTTGCAGACTTGCGTGGTTTAGCACCGAAAGAGCGTGTAGGTCGTATTATTGAAAACTGTGCGCATCCAGATTATAAGGAACAATTATGGGCGTACTTTAACGAAGCGAACGAGGCAACAGGCGGCCACCATACACCACATATTTTAGAAAAAGCGCTTTCTTGGCATGTCAATTTAGCTAAGAACGGTACAATGCAAGATCCATCATTTGCAAAATAA
- a CDS encoding lysoplasmalogenase produces the protein MAKKWLLTCIIVLGLYYIFFFSHIDQNVKLIFKVIPMILIIFMAITQKVQSIKKYQLFIIIGLVFCMIGDYTLQWFLIGLTSFLIGHVFYIFAFSGTSEQPVPTWAKIGLLLYGAAMTIWIASTVFKSGETVLTFAVLAYISIILTMGWTAIRTGSPFAIIGALLFIASDSYLAINKFIMPLPFAHEVIMMTYYSAQILIALSILQYSEIRSKVVQ, from the coding sequence TTGGCGAAAAAATGGTTGTTAACGTGTATCATTGTGCTTGGTCTTTATTATATTTTTTTCTTCTCGCATATTGACCAAAATGTAAAACTGATATTCAAGGTCATACCGATGATTTTGATAATCTTTATGGCGATAACCCAAAAAGTACAATCGATTAAAAAATATCAACTATTCATTATTATAGGTCTAGTTTTTTGTATGATAGGAGACTACACATTACAATGGTTTCTTATTGGTCTTACAAGTTTCTTAATCGGTCATGTTTTTTATATCTTCGCCTTTTCAGGTACTAGTGAACAGCCAGTACCAACTTGGGCAAAAATCGGATTACTTCTATATGGTGCCGCAATGACTATCTGGATTGCCAGTACCGTATTTAAATCCGGAGAAACCGTACTTACTTTTGCAGTTCTTGCTTATATTTCTATCATTTTAACGATGGGCTGGACGGCTATTCGTACAGGTTCTCCCTTTGCTATTATTGGCGCTTTATTATTTATCGCATCCGATTCCTATTTAGCGATTAATAAGTTTATCATGCCATTACCTTTTGCGCATGAGGTTATTATGATGACCTATTATAGTGCGCAAATACTTATTGCATTGAGCATCCTTCAATATTCCGAAATCCGAAGTAAAGTGGTACAATGA
- the pepT gene encoding peptidase T: MKEQVIERLIRYAKIDTQSDFTSETTPSTQKQFNLLHVLKEELAAIGLTDITLDDNGYLFATLEANTDKVVPTIGFLAHVDTATDFTGTNVNPQRIDHYDGGDIQLNENLIMSPTEFPELKNYVGQTLITTDGTTLLGADDKAGIAEIMTAMEYLINNPAIKHGKIRVAFTPDEEIGRGPHKFDVAAFGADYAYTMDGGPLGELQFESFNAAGVKVTTKGTSVHPGSAKNKMVNSITMAIAFQNEMPTDAVPEKTEGYEGFIHLMDFKGAIEHTELSYIVRDHDRQKFEEKKQLMRDAAAKIQAQFGKDALTISIEDQYYNMGEKIEPVKEIVDIARQAMEKLDITPNTLPIRGGTDGSQLSYMGLPTPNIFAGGENMHGKFEYVSGETMEKATQVILEIVQLFEQQGK; this comes from the coding sequence ATGAAAGAACAAGTAATCGAGCGATTAATTCGCTACGCAAAAATCGATACACAATCCGACTTCACAAGTGAAACTACTCCTTCCACTCAAAAGCAATTTAATTTATTGCATGTATTGAAGGAAGAATTGGCTGCAATCGGCTTAACAGACATTACACTAGATGACAATGGCTATTTATTTGCAACACTTGAAGCAAATACAGATAAAGTAGTTCCCACAATTGGCTTTTTAGCGCATGTGGATACAGCTACAGACTTCACTGGTACAAATGTGAATCCTCAACGCATCGATCACTACGATGGCGGTGACATTCAATTAAACGAAAATTTAATCATGTCTCCAACTGAATTTCCTGAACTAAAAAATTATGTAGGCCAAACGCTAATTACAACAGATGGTACAACATTACTAGGTGCGGACGATAAAGCTGGCATCGCTGAAATAATGACTGCTATGGAATACTTAATAAATAACCCTGCTATTAAGCATGGTAAAATTCGTGTAGCTTTCACACCTGATGAAGAAATTGGCCGGGGCCCACATAAATTTGATGTTGCTGCATTCGGCGCTGACTATGCCTACACAATGGATGGCGGACCACTTGGTGAGCTACAATTTGAAAGCTTTAATGCTGCTGGCGTTAAAGTAACAACAAAAGGGACGAGTGTACACCCAGGTTCAGCGAAAAATAAAATGGTCAACTCTATCACGATGGCAATTGCCTTCCAAAATGAAATGCCTACAGATGCAGTACCTGAAAAAACAGAAGGTTATGAAGGCTTCATCCATTTAATGGACTTCAAAGGAGCTATTGAACATACAGAGCTTTCTTATATTGTACGTGACCATGATCGTCAAAAATTCGAAGAGAAAAAGCAATTAATGCGAGATGCTGCTGCCAAAATACAAGCACAGTTTGGCAAAGATGCACTGACAATTTCTATCGAAGATCAATACTATAATATGGGTGAAAAAATCGAGCCTGTAAAAGAAATTGTTGACATCGCCCGTCAAGCAATGGAAAAATTAGATATTACTCCGAATACATTACCGATTCGCGGTGGTACTGATGGTTCTCAACTTTCCTACATGGGTTTACCTACACCAAATATTTTTGCAGGTGGAGAAAACATGCACGGTAAATTCGAATATGTCTCTGGTGAAACAATGGAAAAAGCAACACAAGTTATTCTTGAAATCGTGCAACTATTTGAACAACAAGGCAAGTAA
- a CDS encoding DMT family transporter: protein MKEIALGILASLFFAVTFILNHAMEMQGGSWLWSASLRYFFMLPFLLAIVFYRKGFSPLTNEMKNKPRAWLLWSFIGFVLFYAPLTFAAAFGPGWLVSGTWQFTIVAGVLLAPLFVSVIAGKTVRQKIPLISLLISCVILVGILLIQVPQAQSAPTKNLLLGILPVVIAAFAYPLGNRKMMEICGGRIDTFQRVLGMTIASMPAWIIMALYAVLTVGLPSLNQVLQSLLVGISSGVIATILFFIATDRVREHQGKLAAVEATQSTEILFVIIGEVLLLNIAFPDPIALAGLGIIIVGMLLHSYYTMVLEKKNVAQHTSPSEQSS, encoded by the coding sequence ATGAAAGAAATTGCATTAGGCATCTTAGCCTCACTTTTTTTTGCGGTGACATTTATTTTAAATCACGCGATGGAAATGCAAGGTGGTAGCTGGCTCTGGAGTGCATCACTTCGTTATTTTTTCATGTTGCCGTTTTTACTAGCTATTGTCTTTTATCGTAAAGGCTTTTCACCACTTACCAATGAAATGAAAAACAAACCAAGGGCTTGGCTTTTATGGAGCTTCATTGGATTTGTACTATTTTATGCACCACTTACATTTGCTGCAGCATTCGGCCCAGGTTGGCTCGTTTCGGGTACATGGCAATTTACAATCGTTGCTGGTGTCCTTTTAGCTCCACTTTTTGTATCAGTAATCGCTGGAAAAACAGTACGACAGAAAATCCCGTTAATTTCCTTACTTATTTCATGTGTGATTCTAGTTGGAATATTGCTTATTCAAGTACCACAGGCACAGTCTGCCCCAACTAAAAATCTACTGCTAGGGATTTTACCTGTAGTGATTGCTGCTTTTGCTTATCCACTCGGTAATCGAAAAATGATGGAAATATGCGGAGGACGTATTGATACATTTCAGCGTGTGCTTGGTATGACTATCGCTTCCATGCCTGCATGGATTATCATGGCGCTATATGCTGTTTTAACGGTTGGTCTACCTTCACTAAACCAAGTTCTACAATCATTACTAGTCGGGATTAGCTCTGGTGTCATTGCAACCATTCTATTTTTTATCGCAACAGACCGTGTGCGCGAACATCAAGGCAAACTAGCCGCTGTGGAAGCAACCCAATCAACCGAAATACTATTTGTCATTATTGGTGAGGTGCTACTACTTAACATTGCCTTTCCTGATCCAATTGCCCTTGCTGGACTTGGTATTATTATTGTCGGTATGTTGTTACATAGCTACTATACAATGGTACTTGAAAAAAAGAATGTGGCCCAACACACCTCCCCATCTGAACAGTCTTCATAA
- a CDS encoding DUF4395 domain-containing protein yields MSLPYAIPRPLVRLNQWTILLSVIVTWITGLAWILVIPLVANLLGVLCNFNPIIRLGKLFLKKAPASYIPEDGQQQKFNSSIASICLAGGFVGFFFNWHVVGYVLTTMVAIASSVAIAGFCIGCFLHFQLKQWQYRRSLKKAL; encoded by the coding sequence ATGTCATTGCCATATGCAATTCCAAGACCACTTGTACGACTCAATCAATGGACCATTTTGTTAAGTGTCATAGTGACATGGATAACAGGGCTTGCTTGGATATTAGTCATTCCTTTAGTCGCTAATTTACTTGGTGTTTTATGTAATTTTAATCCCATTATCCGATTGGGAAAACTGTTTTTGAAAAAAGCACCAGCTTCCTATATACCTGAAGACGGCCAACAACAAAAATTTAATTCTAGTATTGCTAGCATATGTTTAGCTGGAGGATTCGTTGGGTTTTTCTTTAACTGGCATGTAGTAGGGTATGTATTGACAACAATGGTAGCCATCGCTTCATCTGTTGCTATTGCTGGTTTTTGTATCGGTTGCTTTTTGCATTTTCAGCTAAAACAGTGGCAATACAGAAGGTCACTTAAGAAGGCATTGTAA
- a CDS encoding Fe-S oxidoreductase, whose amino-acid sequence MPALTMDQVRQLNSYSIYTTEPKRTLFTLADIHKDFYHPDFLNLMMGITDAATETAAISHFARRYGMFFAMQLYMLAAYDEVWDGKPIDIRFDAAKEFNSFTVAMFVNPNDWRYVDEDERQSVIEKILYDGHVIVQQLRKVTSISPLTIWENFFGYLLWHYHQLLSNPGLADQAMEDIEALENPKTWARFSQKSWWADYTGGQSPTNLVNVPVRKSCCFSKDIPGLLACGFCPLKK is encoded by the coding sequence GTGCCAGCTTTAACGATGGATCAAGTAAGACAACTGAATTCCTACAGTATTTATACAACAGAACCAAAACGAACATTATTTACATTAGCTGATATACATAAAGACTTTTACCATCCCGATTTTTTAAACCTTATGATGGGTATTACGGATGCGGCAACGGAAACCGCAGCTATTTCCCATTTTGCACGTCGCTATGGTATGTTTTTTGCAATGCAGCTATATATGCTTGCTGCCTATGATGAAGTATGGGATGGAAAGCCAATTGACATTCGTTTTGATGCGGCCAAGGAATTCAATAGCTTTACAGTTGCCATGTTTGTGAACCCTAATGATTGGCGTTACGTGGATGAAGATGAAAGACAATCTGTGATTGAAAAAATTTTATATGATGGGCATGTCATCGTTCAGCAATTGCGCAAAGTAACATCCATCTCTCCTTTAACCATTTGGGAAAATTTCTTTGGTTATCTACTTTGGCATTATCATCAACTGTTGTCTAACCCTGGCTTAGCAGACCAGGCAATGGAAGACATTGAGGCTTTAGAGAACCCTAAAACTTGGGCCCGTTTTTCACAAAAATCTTGGTGGGCTGACTATACTGGTGGTCAAAGCCCTACAAATTTAGTTAACGTTCCTGTCCGTAAATCTTGCTGTTTTTCAAAAGATATCCCTGGCTTACTTGCTTGTGGATTTTGCCCACTCAAGAAATAA
- a CDS encoding mandelate racemase/muconate lactonizing enzyme family protein: MKIQQVEIFAIQLPLIDPFIISYATYDTMPSIILKITTDTGIVGYGEAVPDEHVTGESWESTYAVLKHQLVPAIIGENPMAFEKLHDKMNHIVKDVPAAKAAIDIACFDIAGKALQVPVYQLLGGRYHEKFPITHVLSIGTPEEMANEAARRVEMGYQSFKMKVGTEVRRDVARIKAVRERVGEEIAIRVDVNQGWGNASTTLQGLRLLKDLNIDWLEQPVDSEDIDGMVEIKSKSDVTLMIDEGLRGVREMREIILKRAADKVNIKLMKCGGIYPAMKLAVMAEMAGIECQIGSMVESSVGSAAGFHVAFSKKIMTSVELTGPLKFSKDIGNLHYDVPFICLTEKPGLGVDVDETVLKELCEFSTIVTA, encoded by the coding sequence ATGAAAATCCAACAAGTAGAAATTTTTGCAATCCAATTACCACTTATCGATCCTTTTATTATTAGTTATGCTACTTATGATACAATGCCTTCTATCATTTTGAAAATAACAACAGATACAGGCATTGTTGGTTATGGTGAAGCGGTACCTGATGAGCATGTAACAGGCGAATCATGGGAAAGTACGTATGCAGTGTTAAAACACCAACTTGTCCCTGCGATTATTGGAGAAAATCCAATGGCTTTTGAAAAACTCCACGATAAAATGAATCACATCGTAAAGGATGTACCTGCTGCTAAAGCGGCAATTGATATTGCATGTTTTGATATTGCGGGTAAAGCGCTTCAAGTACCAGTATATCAGTTACTTGGCGGTCGCTATCATGAGAAATTCCCGATTACCCACGTGTTAAGTATTGGCACTCCTGAAGAAATGGCAAATGAAGCAGCTAGACGCGTAGAAATGGGCTATCAATCATTTAAAATGAAGGTAGGAACGGAAGTTAGACGTGACGTTGCTCGTATTAAAGCGGTACGTGAGCGTGTAGGCGAGGAGATTGCCATTCGTGTAGATGTCAACCAAGGATGGGGTAACGCCTCTACAACTTTACAAGGTTTACGTTTACTAAAAGATTTAAATATTGATTGGTTAGAACAGCCTGTTGATAGTGAAGATATTGACGGCATGGTAGAAATTAAATCTAAATCTGATGTCACGTTAATGATTGATGAGGGACTTCGAGGCGTACGTGAGATGCGTGAAATCATTTTAAAGCGTGCAGCAGATAAAGTAAATATTAAACTAATGAAATGCGGTGGAATTTATCCTGCTATGAAATTAGCTGTCATGGCGGAAATGGCAGGTATCGAATGTCAAATTGGTTCAATGGTTGAGTCATCTGTAGGTTCAGCGGCTGGTTTCCATGTAGCATTCTCGAAAAAAATTATGACTAGTGTAGAATTAACAGGTCCACTTAAATTCTCGAAGGATATTGGTAATTTACACTATGATGTACCGTTCATTTGTCTAACAGAAAAACCAGGCTTAGGTGTCGATGTAGATGAAACAGTACTTAAGGAACTATGTGAATTTTCAACAATAGTCACAGCTTAA
- a CDS encoding HTH domain-containing protein: MPTKIAIICSKAFMKRILSIAQNIENIQLEFYLYNQPSEAPSLLKQIKPCDALLLGGTLPYLHAQSSLESLPIPWNYLKQDEVTIATTLLSLIANKAISLQRVSIDVMHPIFVDKVLSEIEYTGTKPYVHPICITETSKHILKKHVALWEANQIDYVITSIHSVFDELQLQNIPAMRMLDAKSSIIQCLEETKSRSLLTKSESAKAVVGFLAVPENNQCADIVQQITAAIRATYKEITPHYYELYTTAGHLQNALDMENLSHLMQQINTPFRLAFGYGHSIYEAAENATYALKFSKPYEIYILDEQKNLLGPFPKSAGKLSLKTKDPYILQMAKQTSLSPLNISKIIQFSRERQSSQFTAQNLSEYLQVTRRTTERIIKKLVDHGYANIVGEEMTHQQGRPRTIYELNFATYS; encoded by the coding sequence ATGCCTACAAAAATAGCAATTATATGTTCTAAAGCTTTTATGAAACGTATACTTAGTATCGCACAAAACATAGAGAATATTCAATTAGAATTTTACCTTTACAATCAGCCTTCCGAAGCACCGTCATTATTAAAACAAATCAAACCATGTGATGCTCTTTTACTCGGGGGAACATTACCCTATTTACATGCCCAATCATCCCTCGAATCATTGCCGATTCCTTGGAATTATTTAAAGCAAGATGAGGTAACCATTGCGACGACTTTATTATCACTTATTGCAAATAAAGCAATTTCTTTACAAAGGGTATCTATCGATGTCATGCACCCTATCTTTGTCGATAAGGTTCTATCAGAGATAGAATATACCGGAACAAAACCATATGTTCACCCCATTTGCATTACTGAAACATCAAAACATATTTTGAAAAAACATGTCGCTCTTTGGGAAGCCAACCAAATTGATTATGTTATTACAAGCATTCATAGTGTATTTGATGAATTACAGCTACAGAACATTCCTGCAATGCGCATGTTAGATGCAAAAAGTTCCATTATCCAATGTCTTGAAGAAACGAAATCAAGATCACTGCTTACTAAATCCGAATCGGCAAAAGCAGTAGTAGGATTTTTAGCTGTTCCTGAAAATAACCAATGCGCAGACATTGTACAGCAAATTACAGCAGCGATACGTGCAACCTATAAGGAAATTACCCCTCATTATTATGAGCTTTATACAACAGCTGGACATTTACAAAATGCACTCGACATGGAAAATTTATCGCACCTAATGCAACAAATAAACACGCCCTTTAGGCTCGCCTTTGGCTATGGACACTCCATATATGAAGCTGCTGAAAATGCGACATATGCATTAAAATTTTCCAAACCATATGAAATTTATATTTTAGATGAACAAAAAAATCTTTTGGGCCCATTTCCAAAATCAGCAGGTAAACTCTCTTTAAAAACAAAAGATCCGTATATTTTACAAATGGCTAAACAGACAAGCTTAAGCCCGTTAAATATCTCGAAAATTATTCAATTTAGTAGAGAACGACAATCTTCACAATTTACAGCGCAAAATCTTTCAGAATACTTACAAGTTACTCGTCGGACTACTGAACGTATTATCAAAAAATTAGTTGACCACGGTTATGCGAACATTGTTGGTGAAGAAATGACCCATCAGCAGGGGCGACCACGTACAATTTACGAATTAAATTTTGCAACCTATTCTTAG
- the nhaC gene encoding Na+/H+ antiporter NhaC translates to MKKDISASWALLTFAIMITTMLVTVVMLEQSPHVPLIVGTIVAAIVAKKHGFKWMEIEEMMYKGIRLALPAIVIIILVGLTIGAWIGGGVVATMIFYGLKLISPAWFLVTILLLCSIVSLAIGSSWSTMATIGVAGMGIGLSMGIPAPMIAGAVISGSYFGDKMSPLSDTTNLAAGLTNTDLFDHIKHMLYTTIPALIITLVAFGFMGRSFADVAMNSEKILTTLDVMEKSFVISPWLLLVPVGVIVMVAKKVPAIPALIIGIISGFLLQIFVQGGSPTMAVQALQEGFAISTGNEMVDELFNRGGLDSMMYTVSMTIVAMTFGGVLEYSGMLKALMDVVVKFAKSTGSLIASTIAACITTNATCSEQYISIVVPSRMFAGVYQNRGLHSKNLSRALEDGGTLTSVFFPWNTCGVFILATLGVSAMEYAPYAILNFVVPIISIIYGYVGFAIVKMTPEEIEEANQRKKDAQENEMNNMVVAD, encoded by the coding sequence ATGAAAAAGGATATTAGTGCAAGTTGGGCGCTCCTGACTTTTGCAATAATGATAACGACAATGCTAGTGACAGTAGTTATGTTAGAGCAAAGTCCACACGTGCCACTTATTGTAGGAACAATTGTGGCAGCAATTGTTGCCAAAAAACACGGCTTTAAGTGGATGGAAATAGAGGAAATGATGTATAAAGGTATTCGTCTAGCACTTCCAGCCATTGTCATTATTATTTTAGTAGGTTTGACAATTGGAGCATGGATTGGTGGTGGAGTCGTTGCTACCATGATTTTTTACGGCTTAAAGTTAATTTCGCCAGCTTGGTTTTTAGTAACGATCTTGCTATTATGTTCAATCGTTTCGCTAGCAATCGGTAGCTCATGGTCAACAATGGCAACAATCGGTGTTGCTGGTATGGGTATCGGTTTAAGTATGGGGATTCCTGCACCGATGATTGCAGGAGCAGTAATTTCAGGTTCATATTTTGGTGATAAAATGTCACCTTTATCGGATACAACAAATCTAGCAGCGGGCTTAACAAATACAGATTTGTTCGACCATATAAAACATATGCTATATACGACAATACCTGCATTAATCATTACACTTGTCGCATTTGGGTTTATGGGCAGAAGTTTTGCTGACGTAGCCATGAATTCTGAAAAAATACTGACTACGCTTGATGTTATGGAAAAAAGCTTTGTGATTTCTCCGTGGTTATTACTTGTCCCAGTTGGCGTTATTGTCATGGTGGCAAAAAAGGTTCCTGCGATACCAGCATTAATTATTGGGATTATTTCAGGATTCTTATTACAAATTTTTGTGCAAGGTGGATCGCCAACGATGGCTGTTCAAGCATTACAAGAAGGATTTGCTATTTCGACAGGAAATGAAATGGTGGACGAGCTCTTTAATCGTGGTGGCTTAGATTCAATGATGTATACGGTTTCAATGACGATTGTAGCCATGACATTCGGTGGGGTGTTAGAATATTCAGGCATGTTAAAAGCACTGATGGATGTCGTTGTGAAATTTGCTAAATCTACAGGCAGCCTTATTGCTTCAACAATTGCCGCATGTATTACAACAAATGCAACATGTTCAGAACAGTATATTTCGATTGTTGTACCTTCTCGTATGTTTGCAGGCGTATATCAAAACCGCGGCTTGCATTCGAAAAATTTATCGCGTGCGCTTGAAGATGGCGGAACGTTAACATCCGTATTCTTCCCATGGAATACTTGTGGTGTATTTATATTAGCAACGTTAGGTGTTAGCGCAATGGAATATGCACCTTATGCAATACTAAACTTTGTTGTGCCAATTATTTCAATTATTTATGGTTATGTCGGATTTGCCATTGTTAAGATGACACCAGAAGAAATTGAAGAGGCAAACCAACGTAAAAAAGATGCGCAAGAAAATGAAATGAATAATATGGTCGTAGCAGACTAA